In the genome of bacterium, one region contains:
- a CDS encoding thiamine-phosphate kinase, with protein sequence MQSEFELIESIKRYAGVMPAGVIGIGDDCAVIEHPDGSSLLITVDTMV encoded by the coding sequence ATGCAATCTGAATTTGAGTTAATCGAGTCAATTAAACGCTACGCTGGCGTGATGCCTGCTGGGGTGATCGGAATTGGAGATGATTGTGCGGTGATCGAGCACCCCGATGGCAGCTCGCTTTTGATTACCGTTGATACAATGGT
- the alr gene encoding alanine racemase produces MNTKLAKIDPLALRPTVMDVDLDALEHNFKAISGLTPAEVMPVVKANAYGHGIVESTRVLERAGARLFGVALLEEGIELREAGIKAPILVFGGISGAQVKYFIDYDLQITASSVGKLKNIDEVARETGKRAQVHLKIDTGLGRIGVQWHSATDLLKAATEVTHTDVVGIYSHFANADQIDLAFTHTQIERFESVIEFYRQANLPLPKLHLANSAAILRVPEAHYDYVRPGIMLYGVLPNNCSSFSGLELKPVMSIRSKVVFFKVLRAGCGVSYGHTWTSAHDTRIVTVPIGYGDGYLRRLSNQGKVLINGKRYPVVGAICMDQLMVNIGGEDEAFNGDEVVLLGQQSGRYGTGQITISDIAQAADARMHEVLTATNMRVPRRYHYHGKTFIE; encoded by the coding sequence GTGAATACTAAGCTTGCAAAAATCGACCCCTTAGCACTACGTCCAACAGTGATGGATGTAGATCTCGACGCGCTCGAGCATAATTTCAAAGCCATTTCAGGACTAACGCCTGCAGAAGTTATGCCCGTAGTTAAGGCGAATGCATACGGTCACGGTATTGTCGAATCAACACGAGTTTTAGAACGCGCTGGAGCAAGGCTTTTTGGTGTGGCCTTGTTGGAAGAAGGGATTGAACTCCGCGAGGCTGGAATTAAGGCGCCAATTTTGGTTTTTGGAGGAATTTCTGGAGCGCAAGTTAAATATTTTATCGATTACGATTTGCAAATTACCGCATCTTCTGTTGGTAAGCTCAAAAACATTGATGAGGTAGCCAGAGAGACCGGTAAACGCGCTCAAGTGCACTTGAAGATTGATACTGGCTTAGGGCGCATTGGCGTGCAGTGGCATTCAGCAACAGATTTACTTAAAGCCGCTACGGAAGTGACGCATACCGATGTCGTTGGCATTTATTCCCATTTTGCCAATGCCGATCAAATAGATCTTGCCTTTACACATACTCAAATTGAGCGTTTCGAGAGCGTGATTGAGTTTTATCGTCAGGCCAATCTACCGCTTCCTAAATTACATCTAGCAAATTCTGCAGCGATACTAAGAGTGCCCGAAGCGCACTATGACTATGTCCGACCGGGGATTATGCTTTACGGTGTTTTGCCCAATAATTGCTCGAGCTTTTCCGGCCTTGAACTTAAGCCAGTGATGTCGATTCGCTCTAAAGTTGTCTTTTTTAAGGTTCTACGTGCTGGTTGTGGTGTGAGTTACGGACATACTTGGACAAGTGCACACGACACGCGGATTGTAACAGTGCCAATCGGATATGGGGATGGGTATTTGCGCAGGCTTTCTAATCAGGGAAAAGTTTTGATTAATGGAAAGCGTTATCCGGTGGTCGGTGCAATCTGCATGGACCAGTTAATGGTTAACATTGGCGGGGAGGATGAAGCGTTTAATGGTGATGAGGTAGTTTTGTTAGGGCAGCAGTCTGGACGATACGGCACAGGCCAAATCACGATTAGCGATATTGCTCAAGCTGCCGACGCCCGGATGCATGAAGTCTTAACCGCGACAAACATGCGCGTGCCTAGGCGTTATCACTATCACGGCAAAACATTTATTGAATAA
- a CDS encoding RidA family protein — protein sequence MSSIKVMSTRAPEPGAAYAHAVISGGLVFVSGVDPRRKGSAVIPGVVQDGEGNVLSYDFALQCKAAFQNLKFILEDAGSSFDKLLDVTVYLKSFKRDAKAFEMLWTEICGSIQPTRTVVEVSQFRFPIAIELKAIARS from the coding sequence ATGAGTAGTATTAAAGTCATGAGTACGCGAGCGCCTGAACCTGGCGCAGCCTACGCGCATGCTGTGATTAGTGGCGGCTTGGTCTTTGTCTCAGGGGTCGACCCACGCCGTAAGGGCAGCGCCGTTATCCCTGGGGTGGTTCAAGATGGCGAGGGCAATGTGCTTAGCTATGATTTTGCTTTGCAGTGCAAGGCTGCATTTCAAAATCTTAAGTTTATTCTGGAAGATGCCGGGTCGAGCTTTGATAAGCTTTTAGACGTTACAGTTTACTTAAAGAGTTTCAAGCGCGATGCTAAAGCCTTTGAGATGCTCTGGACTGAGATCTGTGGCAGTATTCAGCCCACGCGAACAGTCGTCGAAGTGAGTCAATTTCGCTTTCCAATTGCGATTGAATTAAAGGCAATCGCTCGGTCTTAA
- a CDS encoding AAA family ATPase, with amino-acid sequence MSTPEAFSSSFSDAQALIKKLIDALNLRVIGQADLKRRLVLALITREHLLLEGVPGLAKTRSIKALAEALELDFKRVQFTPDLLPADLVGTEVYRPEKGSFEVRKGPVFTNLLLADEINRAPAKVQSALLETMQERQVTIGHETFKLSEPFLVLATQNPIEQEGTYPLPEAQVDRFLMKVIVRYPEAKEEEQMLSLLQHNDEQGKQAVAHVADLDLLHQTWRNIYVDEKIKSYIVDLVRATRTPQEFNLNFQSKIEIGASPRASISLFRAAAADALLTGSTYVTPQHVKNVAPDVLRHRLLLSYEAEAENLTADKIIATILETVKVP; translated from the coding sequence ATGTCAACACCTGAAGCTTTTTCATCGTCATTTTCAGATGCGCAAGCATTGATCAAGAAACTAATCGATGCGCTTAATCTACGTGTCATCGGCCAAGCAGATTTAAAGCGCCGACTTGTGCTGGCGCTAATTACCCGTGAGCACTTATTACTTGAAGGTGTTCCCGGCTTAGCCAAGACGCGCTCAATTAAAGCACTGGCCGAAGCGCTCGAACTTGATTTCAAGCGTGTGCAGTTTACGCCAGATTTACTTCCTGCCGATCTTGTGGGCACAGAGGTCTATCGCCCAGAAAAGGGATCTTTCGAAGTCCGCAAAGGCCCTGTGTTCACTAACCTCTTACTTGCCGATGAAATCAATCGCGCACCAGCTAAAGTTCAATCAGCACTGCTGGAAACCATGCAAGAAAGACAAGTCACAATCGGCCATGAAACATTCAAGTTGAGTGAGCCCTTTCTTGTTTTGGCAACACAAAATCCGATTGAACAAGAAGGCACATACCCATTACCGGAAGCCCAGGTCGACCGCTTTTTGATGAAAGTCATTGTCCGCTACCCAGAAGCAAAAGAAGAAGAGCAAATGCTGAGCCTGCTGCAGCACAATGATGAGCAAGGCAAGCAGGCCGTAGCTCATGTGGCAGACCTAGATTTATTACACCAAACCTGGCGCAATATTTATGTCGACGAAAAAATTAAAAGCTATATCGTCGATTTAGTTCGGGCAACACGCACGCCACAAGAATTTAACTTAAATTTTCAAAGCAAAATCGAAATCGGCGCATCCCCGCGAGCAAGCATTTCGTTGTTTCGCGCAGCAGCGGCAGACGCTTTACTGACGGGCAGCACTTATGTCACTCCGCAGCACGTAAAAAATGTTGCACCTGATGTGTTACGCCATCGCCTACTCTTAAGCTACGAAGCTGAAGCTGAAAATCTAACTGCAGATAAAATTATCGCTACAATTCTTGAAACCGTAAAAGTCCCCTAA
- a CDS encoding DUF58 domain-containing protein, with the protein MNNQSLVRRLRFTTRRTMQELSLGQYRSAFRGRGMEFEEVREYLPGDDVRAIDWKVTARTGKPQIKVFREERELSVLLLVDQSPSTFSGTKDHLRADCVAEIGSILTFAALQSNDRVGLCSFGGEKRSYLPPKKARNISWQIIKSLTQAVRPRKANPETSFSQTCDFLNLVLKRRSLIFILSDFLIDDLERGISKLTNKHEIIAVRITDPSELALPNLGLIEIEDPETGLRQLLDTSDRAVCQQFYAEQQTLTAKLSKIFLKCKTDTLTINSSRPVGPELVKFFKLRSQHKHHYAG; encoded by the coding sequence ATGAATAATCAATCTCTTGTTCGTCGTTTACGCTTTACGACCCGCCGGACAATGCAAGAACTCAGTCTGGGGCAATATCGTAGCGCCTTTCGTGGGCGCGGGATGGAGTTTGAGGAGGTTCGGGAATATCTTCCGGGAGACGATGTGCGGGCAATCGATTGGAAGGTAACAGCGCGCACAGGCAAACCACAAATCAAAGTTTTCCGCGAAGAACGTGAACTCTCGGTATTACTCTTGGTTGACCAAAGCCCTTCAACGTTTAGTGGCACAAAAGATCATTTGCGCGCAGATTGCGTAGCCGAAATTGGTTCGATTTTGACCTTTGCTGCCTTACAAAGTAACGATCGTGTCGGCCTCTGTAGCTTTGGTGGAGAAAAACGTAGTTATCTCCCCCCCAAGAAAGCTCGCAATATTTCCTGGCAAATCATTAAGTCCCTGACTCAAGCAGTTCGCCCCAGGAAGGCCAATCCTGAAACTAGTTTTAGTCAGACTTGTGATTTTTTAAATCTAGTCTTAAAGCGCCGCTCTTTGATTTTTATTCTTTCAGATTTCCTGATCGACGATTTAGAGCGCGGTATCAGCAAACTCACAAACAAGCATGAAATCATCGCCGTTCGTATTACCGACCCTTCCGAACTCGCTCTCCCTAATCTCGGGCTAATTGAAATCGAAGACCCGGAAACAGGTCTAAGGCAACTACTGGACACAAGTGATCGGGCGGTCTGCCAGCAGTTTTATGCTGAACAGCAAACGCTCACAGCGAAACTCTCAAAGATTTTCCTCAAATGCAAAACAGATACATTAACAATTAACAGTTCTCGACCTGTCGGGCCGGAACTAGTGAAATTCTTCAAACTCAGGTCACAGCACAAACATCATTATGCCGGATGA
- a CDS encoding VWA domain-containing protein translates to MEFQFPAAFLLLILAPLLWVHPKSGESRFKFILPAKLPLSARARWRGPVLNTLKLLTLLCLTTALARPQKQAGFIENESTGKDIILTLDLSGSMKALDFFIGQERVRRVDALKVKSKEFVDHRLGDRIGLVVFAERALLLCPLTLDGSTVKNFIETLHVGIAGQGTAIGDALARSLKLAKNIDQPKSTVIVLVTDGKSNAGAVLPSEASDLAAKLGIKIHVVGIGGVEPAPLEVETPFGKRVVLQEMEYDEKTLREIAEKTGGQYFNAKDTDALSTIYEAIDRLESRRDQGLGLAIYQELYLRFALAALCTLTLEGLLLSTVFRRLP, encoded by the coding sequence ATGGAGTTTCAATTCCCTGCCGCATTTCTCTTACTCATACTCGCGCCCTTACTTTGGGTGCATCCTAAATCTGGCGAGAGTCGTTTTAAATTTATTTTACCGGCAAAGTTACCGCTCTCGGCTCGCGCACGTTGGCGTGGACCAGTCTTGAATACTCTTAAACTATTAACCTTGCTCTGCTTAACCACCGCACTTGCCCGCCCGCAAAAGCAAGCTGGGTTCATCGAGAATGAATCAACTGGAAAAGATATCATTCTAACTCTAGATCTCTCTGGCAGCATGAAAGCATTAGATTTTTTTATCGGACAAGAGCGCGTACGGCGCGTCGATGCACTTAAAGTAAAATCAAAAGAGTTTGTTGATCATCGTCTGGGGGACCGCATTGGACTTGTGGTTTTCGCTGAGCGCGCATTACTACTTTGCCCACTGACCCTGGATGGCTCGACTGTGAAAAACTTTATTGAAACTCTCCACGTGGGAATTGCTGGACAAGGTACAGCGATTGGTGACGCCTTGGCTCGTAGTTTAAAACTAGCAAAAAACATCGACCAACCTAAGTCCACAGTGATTGTGCTCGTCACCGATGGAAAAAGCAACGCTGGCGCAGTTCTACCAAGCGAGGCATCAGACTTAGCTGCCAAACTCGGTATTAAAATTCACGTAGTTGGCATTGGAGGAGTTGAGCCTGCCCCGCTAGAAGTCGAAACTCCTTTTGGCAAGCGCGTAGTGCTTCAGGAAATGGAATACGACGAGAAAACTCTTCGAGAAATTGCCGAAAAAACTGGTGGACAATATTTTAATGCCAAAGACACAGACGCTTTATCGACAATTTACGAAGCAATCGACCGACTAGAGTCTCGACGCGACCAAGGCTTAGGCCTGGCAATTTACCAAGAGCTCTATCTCAGATTTGCCCTTGCCGCCTTGTGCACATTAACGCTCGAAGGCTTATTACTGAGCACAGTCTTTAGGAGGCTTCCATGA
- a CDS encoding VWA domain-containing protein: MKTSLFNGFNLDQLEYCWVGLVLLVLVFCFRRAARINQAKLSTLASQHVLQKTLSGKPRGFELARLFLTGLFLFFAILRPQWGFRWNEGSVERKSIVFAVDISDSMLAKDLQPSRLALVKRYLHDIAPRLRGNRLGLVSFAGDAFVEVPLTIDVPTFIDFAGELVPELSPRQGTNIEAALETALRTIAENPEKRKNSLIVLLSDGEVSSGNTEQALAKAQSQGVKILSLGVGTEQGASIITQQGIKRDEKGEVVLSKLNATTLQSIASATNGAYLKLDPTLQLALNQTVAITETLSATKATERGQIWFEYFQLPLALAILCYLLTPSYARFRSPLLAVLLGLLLLRPTPSLAADQARALGAQAQQALSESRFSEAQALFEQAAKAAPSDARMPLGKGLSLYRQGKFAEAATEFEKSTKLAQSPVQKLDGLYNLGNALTQLGQYKEAIAAYEEGLKTVAEDRETKENLEYVKKLLKEEQKKDRSEEQNQQQQNQQEQNKDKEQQNLGKKEQEQQGKSKEEGEEEKGAKEKEAEEKGPQKKESEQKESEQKASGEKASERKDPADKGDQGESKTDSQPQQEQQQGKDPNQQGSQSKESVQGNPKDPQDGQAQALDQLESILAALDQGGDKQAMIDYRKGLVRGAPQPKIDW; the protein is encoded by the coding sequence ATGAAAACTAGCCTCTTCAATGGTTTTAATTTAGATCAGCTCGAATATTGCTGGGTTGGGCTTGTACTATTGGTCTTAGTGTTTTGTTTTCGCCGCGCAGCAAGGATTAACCAAGCTAAACTCAGCACACTTGCCAGTCAGCATGTGCTACAAAAAACACTCTCCGGTAAGCCAAGAGGGTTTGAACTTGCACGTTTGTTCCTGACTGGACTTTTCTTATTTTTTGCAATTTTACGTCCTCAGTGGGGCTTTCGTTGGAACGAAGGTAGTGTAGAAAGAAAATCGATTGTCTTTGCCGTTGATATCTCCGATAGCATGCTTGCCAAAGATCTTCAGCCTAGTCGCCTGGCACTAGTGAAACGTTACCTACATGATATTGCTCCACGTTTACGTGGCAACAGGCTTGGGCTTGTTTCATTTGCAGGCGATGCCTTCGTAGAAGTGCCACTGACGATTGATGTGCCAACATTTATCGACTTTGCTGGGGAATTAGTGCCTGAACTTTCCCCACGTCAAGGTACAAACATTGAAGCTGCGCTAGAAACAGCCTTAAGGACTATCGCTGAAAACCCAGAAAAACGAAAAAATTCACTGATAGTTTTACTTTCCGATGGTGAAGTTTCGAGTGGAAATACTGAGCAAGCCTTGGCAAAAGCTCAATCTCAAGGAGTAAAAATTTTGAGCCTTGGCGTTGGCACTGAGCAGGGAGCAAGCATTATCACCCAGCAAGGAATCAAACGTGACGAAAAAGGCGAAGTCGTTTTATCAAAACTCAATGCGACTACACTGCAGTCGATTGCCAGCGCAACAAATGGAGCATACCTCAAACTCGACCCGACCTTGCAATTAGCTTTAAACCAGACGGTTGCAATCACAGAGACGCTCAGTGCGACTAAAGCAACCGAGCGTGGACAAATTTGGTTTGAATACTTTCAGCTGCCACTTGCCCTTGCGATACTCTGTTATTTATTAACTCCCAGCTACGCCCGATTTAGAAGTCCGCTACTAGCTGTACTGCTAGGTTTGCTGCTGCTACGACCGACACCTAGCCTAGCAGCCGATCAAGCTCGTGCGCTTGGGGCACAAGCTCAGCAGGCGCTTTCTGAATCACGTTTCAGCGAAGCTCAAGCTCTATTTGAACAAGCTGCAAAAGCTGCGCCCAGTGACGCACGCATGCCACTTGGCAAAGGCTTGAGTTTATACCGACAGGGAAAGTTCGCAGAGGCTGCAACCGAGTTCGAGAAAAGCACCAAGCTTGCTCAATCGCCCGTTCAGAAATTGGATGGCCTCTACAATTTAGGCAACGCCTTAACTCAATTAGGGCAATATAAAGAAGCAATTGCTGCATACGAAGAGGGATTAAAGACTGTTGCTGAAGATCGAGAAACAAAGGAAAACTTAGAATACGTAAAAAAGCTTCTCAAAGAAGAGCAAAAGAAAGATCGTTCAGAGGAGCAAAATCAGCAGCAGCAAAATCAGCAAGAGCAAAACAAAGACAAAGAGCAGCAAAACCTTGGCAAGAAAGAGCAAGAACAACAAGGTAAAAGTAAAGAAGAAGGTGAAGAGGAAAAAGGCGCCAAAGAAAAAGAGGCAGAAGAAAAAGGCCCCCAAAAAAAAGAGTCCGAGCAAAAAGAATCAGAGCAAAAAGCATCGGGGGAAAAAGCATCAGAGAGAAAAGATCCCGCAGATAAGGGCGACCAAGGAGAAAGCAAAACAGACTCTCAGCCGCAGCAGGAACAGCAGCAAGGCAAAGATCCCAATCAACAAGGTTCTCAAAGTAAGGAGTCCGTTCAGGGCAACCCCAAAGATCCCCAAGACGGGCAAGCTCAAGCACTCGATCAACTTGAATCAATCCTTGCAGCGCTCGATCAAGGTGGGGACAAGCAGGCTATGATTGATTATCGTAAGGGCTTAGTTCGCGGTGCGCCGCAGCCAAAAATTGATTGGTAA
- a CDS encoding BatD family protein gives MQALVLNKNLNLQQTVRRSMLIILCYTCTLYALTLCRVITQATAAPTVTVGVNPKVGTVEDLFTLTVKTSGSSQQTGKPRLNHSDIFKIVGTTSNSQISIINGVTSSSMSYSFQLAPDLALAPGKYQTPSGVIEVGGAEVEIPRSEITINPTTNPGSKQQSGGANQPSDPKDSPATNQVTPGSSLRQDADIKRPFVGQQIIATTTLSTAAALSNIEITDPNFPGFWREELGQDGQETNTDHLTGVTEIKVHDALFPLKAGALRILSRTISAREQVRRKARLPNPWNFDPFADDPFDLFATTQIVPRRIISNPVDLEVRPLPPAPKQTPYVPVGMLRLASSITRSDAQVGETITYVLELFGDANLRPLEINSLPVNETEFSVYAEKPQIERFYENGRVFFKKKFTFSIVPLQPGQLKINPLEILIFDPFKERYETIKTPERSINVTGSAIAALTPAPGKTNQTEAPGDSEPMQTPQDEIKVPQAPTIAALEAPLLQAPWYARAPLSSNLALFFTVLLLASSYALSRFYAAHAALEADPHLGQRLHALGNFKKALASINRTEALNVRELIDQFKLFLQQRFAISAQSMTPNEVVAQLEALSVNSDLTSRTKQFLLELEALQFSKLHAPAVNIQQTAETLASELDRV, from the coding sequence ATGCAAGCATTAGTTTTAAACAAGAATTTGAATTTACAGCAGACAGTGCGCCGCAGCATGCTGATCATACTTTGCTACACATGCACTCTATACGCATTAACTCTATGCAGAGTGATTACACAAGCCACAGCCGCACCTACAGTTACTGTGGGTGTAAATCCCAAAGTCGGAACGGTTGAAGATCTATTTACCCTCACAGTCAAAACATCGGGGTCGAGTCAGCAAACGGGCAAGCCGCGCTTGAATCATTCAGATATTTTTAAAATCGTAGGCACAACCTCAAATTCGCAAATCTCAATTATTAATGGCGTAACCTCATCCAGTATGAGTTATAGTTTTCAACTTGCTCCCGATCTAGCGCTTGCCCCTGGCAAATACCAAACCCCTTCCGGTGTAATTGAAGTCGGCGGCGCAGAGGTTGAAATTCCGCGCAGTGAAATTACAATTAATCCCACTACAAATCCGGGAAGCAAGCAACAAAGTGGTGGCGCAAACCAACCGTCTGACCCCAAAGATAGTCCTGCGACAAACCAAGTAACTCCAGGCTCATCGCTACGTCAGGATGCCGACATTAAGCGGCCGTTTGTTGGACAGCAAATAATTGCCACGACAACCTTAAGCACGGCCGCCGCATTATCCAACATAGAAATCACCGATCCGAATTTCCCGGGATTCTGGCGCGAGGAATTGGGACAAGATGGTCAAGAGACAAATACTGATCACTTAACCGGAGTCACAGAAATTAAAGTGCATGATGCGCTCTTTCCACTCAAAGCCGGAGCACTAAGGATTTTATCACGCACAATTTCAGCACGTGAGCAGGTGCGCCGCAAAGCACGTTTGCCAAACCCGTGGAACTTCGATCCCTTTGCAGACGACCCTTTTGATTTATTTGCGACAACACAAATTGTTCCACGTAGGATTATTTCCAACCCAGTTGATTTAGAGGTGCGCCCCTTGCCGCCTGCCCCCAAGCAAACGCCCTATGTCCCCGTAGGAATGTTGCGCTTAGCTTCGTCAATCACACGCAGTGATGCACAAGTCGGAGAAACAATCACTTATGTGCTTGAACTTTTCGGTGATGCAAATCTACGCCCACTTGAAATTAATTCTCTTCCAGTAAATGAAACCGAATTTTCAGTCTATGCAGAAAAACCACAAATTGAGCGTTTTTATGAAAATGGTCGAGTCTTTTTCAAAAAGAAATTTACTTTTTCAATCGTTCCACTTCAGCCTGGACAATTAAAAATCAATCCGCTGGAGATTTTAATTTTCGACCCGTTCAAGGAGCGCTATGAAACGATCAAAACCCCTGAGCGCAGCATCAATGTGACTGGCAGTGCGATTGCAGCGCTAACTCCAGCACCAGGCAAAACTAATCAAACAGAGGCCCCGGGTGATTCCGAACCGATGCAGACTCCACAGGACGAAATTAAAGTACCTCAAGCACCTACTATCGCTGCGCTTGAAGCTCCTCTCCTTCAAGCCCCCTGGTATGCGCGTGCTCCGCTGAGCAGTAACTTGGCACTGTTTTTTACGGTCTTACTACTAGCTAGCAGTTACGCGCTTTCGCGTTTCTATGCGGCGCATGCCGCGCTTGAAGCTGACCCGCATTTAGGGCAGCGCTTACATGCCTTAGGAAATTTCAAGAAAGCTTTAGCAAGTATTAATCGAACTGAAGCGCTAAACGTGCGTGAGCTAATCGATCAGTTTAAGTTATTCTTGCAGCAACGTTTTGCTATTTCTGCCCAAAGCATGACGCCAAATGAAGTAGTAGCACAACTTGAGGCCCTGAGCGTTAATTCAGATTTAACAAGTCGCACTAAGCAGTTTCTGCTTGAACTTGAAGCGTTACAATTCTCTAAGCTGCATGCTCCTGCAGTAAATATTCAACAAACCGCAGAAACCTTAGCTAGTGAATTAGATCGAGTATGA
- a CDS encoding SH3 domain-containing protein, producing the protein MSKRILILIFTLCSVSLASAEDSGLALYQQQKYLLAKQALKRELESQGPQANLLLLLALTEYQLHERGQAVRDLRHTLNINPTNQTALQTLSTIRKEIKTNLSRPQPLVPLVTTLNDFSMDLLALIFAGLTLVTLYFTKRRGLFKRQLHRIFAILTLLVLTVRYTSHLGPEGLRIFSLQRPNYAVVVRDQTQVFSAPQTQAQVIEIASAGTEASIIGSDKTFLNILLPSGRTGWVTADAVSRI; encoded by the coding sequence ATGAGTAAAAGAATCCTTATTTTGATATTCACACTATGCTCTGTTTCGCTGGCCAGTGCCGAAGATTCCGGTTTAGCTCTTTATCAGCAGCAAAAATATCTTCTCGCTAAGCAAGCTCTGAAGCGTGAGCTTGAAAGTCAGGGGCCGCAGGCGAATTTGCTGTTACTTTTAGCTTTAACTGAGTATCAACTGCACGAACGTGGTCAAGCCGTAAGAGATCTACGCCATACATTAAACATCAATCCAACTAACCAAACAGCATTACAAACACTGTCAACAATTCGCAAAGAAATTAAAACAAATTTAAGCAGACCGCAGCCACTGGTGCCTTTAGTAACAACACTCAATGATTTTTCAATGGATCTCTTGGCGCTAATTTTTGCTGGGCTGACTTTAGTGACGCTCTATTTCACAAAAAGACGCGGTTTATTCAAGCGCCAGTTGCATCGTATCTTTGCGATTTTAACTTTATTAGTACTAACCGTGCGCTACACCTCACATCTTGGACCAGAGGGGCTGAGGATTTTTAGTCTGCAGCGACCTAATTATGCTGTGGTGGTGCGTGACCAAACGCAAGTCTTCTCTGCTCCACAGACTCAAGCTCAAGTAATTGAGATCGCCAGCGCTGGCACAGAAGCAAGCATCATTGGAAGCGATAAAACTTTCTTAAATATCCTACTCCCGAGTGGCCGCACGGGCTGGGTTACTGCTGATGCAGTGAGTAGGATTTAG
- a CDS encoding ATP-binding protein, translated as MFRRILDISMILARKSLFLLGPRQTGKTTYIKSYFPTAKIYNLLEADTFRDLSQRPENIRKQLTKNDQLIIVDEIQKLPSLLDEIHLMIEANKDLRFILTGSSARKLKKQNLNLLAGRAASASFYPLVYPEFTEHDLLKRINRGGLPSIYLSADYHADLKDYIGMYLQEEIKFESSIRNIEAFSRFLTVAGLHSGELINYTNIGNDSAVPPRTVREYYQMLEDTLLGYQLPPFQHTSKRKPVATSKFYLFDVGVANALKGTADITYGSKSFGDAIEHLILIELKAYLSYQRKNLPLTFWRSLSKIEVDFVIGDSIALEVKGKERIGRNDLKGLKSIAEEQKFARLILICLEKNYRKEGNIEIFPVEKFLHELWSGEIIS; from the coding sequence ATGTTTCGTAGAATATTAGACATTTCGATGATTTTAGCTCGAAAATCACTATTTTTGCTTGGCCCTAGGCAAACTGGAAAAACTACCTACATCAAGTCATATTTCCCAACTGCTAAAATCTACAATCTACTCGAGGCCGATACTTTTAGAGATCTTAGTCAACGTCCAGAAAATATACGCAAGCAATTAACTAAAAATGATCAATTAATCATTGTCGATGAAATTCAAAAACTTCCAAGTTTATTAGATGAAATTCACCTGATGATCGAAGCTAATAAAGATCTTCGATTTATACTAACAGGTAGTAGCGCCAGGAAATTAAAAAAACAAAATCTAAACCTACTTGCTGGCAGAGCCGCCAGCGCTAGTTTTTACCCGCTTGTCTATCCTGAATTCACAGAACATGATCTTTTAAAACGCATCAACAGGGGGGGGCTCCCTTCAATCTATCTCTCAGCCGACTATCATGCTGATCTAAAGGACTATATTGGCATGTATCTGCAGGAAGAAATCAAATTTGAATCTTCGATTAGAAATATTGAGGCATTTTCCCGCTTTCTGACAGTAGCTGGACTGCATAGTGGAGAACTCATTAATTACACTAATATTGGTAATGACTCAGCCGTGCCCCCAAGAACCGTCAGGGAATATTATCAAATGCTAGAAGATACTCTCTTAGGTTATCAATTACCGCCCTTTCAGCACACTTCAAAACGTAAACCAGTTGCCACATCAAAGTTTTATTTATTTGATGTTGGAGTCGCCAATGCATTGAAAGGTACTGCTGACATTACGTATGGAAGTAAAAGTTTTGGTGATGCCATCGAGCATTTAATATTGATTGAATTAAAAGCATATCTTTCATATCAAAGAAAAAATTTGCCACTGACATTTTGGCGATCGCTATCGAAAATCGAAGTAGATTTTGTGATCGGTGATTCAATTGCACTTGAGGTGAAGGGAAAAGAACGGATCGGTCGTAATGATCTAAAAGGACTTAAGTCAATTGCAGAAGAGCAAAAGTTTGCACGATTGATTCTGATCTGTCTGGAGAAGAACTATAGAAAAGAAGGAAACATCGAAATATTTCCGGTTGAAAAATTTTTACATGAACTCTGGAGCGGGGAAATTATTTCCTAA